A stretch of the Porifericola rhodea genome encodes the following:
- a CDS encoding flavin monoamine oxidase family protein, translating into MQKSTISRRTFLNRLSVLAGSTYPAMVAMGMIPKAPNYPFQLEGRANGTKVIILGAGLAGMTSAYEMNKLGYDCTILEARNRPGGRVWTVRGGTEETEEGGEAQSCKFDEGQYLNAGAARIPHHHEITMHYCREMGIPLQIFNNVNENAYLYSEGKGPLSNKPIRIREVKYDMQGYICELLNKAINQDALDMPMTQEDKAKLIEFLRVEGDLDPDDLLYKGGSRRGYKEAPGAGEQPGVAADAYELMDLIKSGFIDPAMSNLPVYTHDLQMTLFEPVGGMDRLPYALAEKVKQDIQYESIVQEIRKEENGVRIVYTAGGKTKELKGDYCICTIPLPVLSNIKNDLSSNVQRACDFVDYKKACKIGLQFKRRFWEEDENIFGGLSRTNTTITQIMYPNYNYLGQKGVLKGFYNFSEKAEYTGKLSLKEREKLALEEGSKLHPQYAKEFENSFSLAWHKIPYSKGGWAEYNEASRQRFYPDLLKADGNIYLAGEHTTYHTAWMAGAFESARRTVANIHARVTEGQVQHSIKQ; encoded by the coding sequence ATGCAAAAATCTACTATTAGCCGACGTACTTTTTTAAACCGCCTTTCTGTTCTGGCTGGCTCCACTTACCCTGCTATGGTTGCTATGGGTATGATTCCTAAGGCGCCTAACTATCCCTTCCAACTGGAAGGCAGAGCCAATGGCACTAAAGTAATTATTCTGGGAGCAGGCCTGGCCGGTATGACATCCGCCTACGAAATGAACAAATTAGGCTACGACTGTACCATACTGGAAGCCAGAAACCGACCTGGCGGACGTGTATGGACAGTTAGAGGGGGGACAGAAGAAACAGAAGAAGGAGGAGAAGCACAATCCTGCAAATTTGATGAGGGGCAGTACCTCAACGCAGGGGCAGCAAGAATACCTCACCACCATGAGATTACTATGCACTACTGCCGCGAAATGGGTATTCCCTTACAGATTTTTAATAATGTAAATGAGAATGCCTACCTCTATAGCGAGGGCAAAGGCCCATTATCTAACAAGCCTATCCGCATCCGGGAGGTGAAGTATGACATGCAGGGTTATATCTGCGAACTACTTAATAAAGCTATCAATCAGGATGCCTTGGATATGCCTATGACACAGGAGGATAAGGCCAAGCTGATAGAGTTTTTGCGCGTTGAGGGTGATCTGGACCCAGACGACTTGCTTTATAAGGGAGGTAGCAGAAGAGGCTACAAAGAAGCTCCTGGTGCTGGTGAACAGCCTGGAGTTGCTGCCGACGCTTACGAACTGATGGACTTGATAAAGTCTGGATTTATAGACCCCGCCATGTCTAACTTACCTGTTTATACTCACGATCTGCAAATGACACTTTTTGAGCCAGTAGGAGGCATGGACAGACTACCCTACGCCCTGGCAGAAAAGGTAAAGCAGGATATACAGTACGAGAGTATCGTACAGGAGATTAGAAAAGAAGAAAATGGGGTTCGCATCGTATATACCGCCGGAGGTAAAACAAAAGAGCTCAAAGGTGACTATTGTATCTGCACCATACCCCTTCCGGTACTCTCCAATATTAAGAATGACCTTTCATCTAACGTACAACGTGCTTGTGACTTTGTAGATTATAAGAAAGCCTGCAAAATTGGTTTACAGTTTAAGCGTCGTTTCTGGGAAGAAGACGAAAACATCTTTGGCGGGCTTTCGCGAACTAATACTACTATTACACAGATTATGTACCCCAACTACAACTATCTGGGACAGAAAGGGGTGCTTAAAGGCTTTTATAATTTTAGTGAGAAAGCAGAGTATACGGGCAAGCTCAGCCTGAAAGAAAGAGAAAAGCTTGCTCTGGAAGAAGGTAGCAAGCTACATCCTCAGTACGCCAAAGAATTTGAAAATTCTTTCTCCCTGGCATGGCATAAAATACCTTATAGCAAAGGAGGATGGGCAGAGTATAACGAAGCCAGTCGCCAGCGCTTTTACCCAGACTTGCTCAAAGCAGACGGAAATATCTATCTGGCAGGAGAACATACTACCTATCATACGGCGTGGATGGCAGGAGCTTTTGAATCAGCTCGCCGCACTGTGGCTAACATTCATGCAAGAGTTACTGAAGGTCAGGTACAACACTCTATTAAGCAATAA